Proteins from a single region of Primulina tabacum isolate GXHZ01 chromosome 5, ASM2559414v2, whole genome shotgun sequence:
- the LOC142547268 gene encoding uncharacterized protein LOC142547268, with translation MDFFKSVFSDPTPSPSLASTSTSPVDAQTTSPSELDSPSKPWAFGSTLFSTIASKSEALLDNYYKDIQEFSSGLKKETSVIRQAASRAVQNLPSRLESGAAIAQESLEAVGQAIDNVGSTVSEIIAKDLNLASQGGFFGAHFDEIGGDAGDNGNYEKDSGFSENVKPYSRIDAMVRSLQCSVKTYCEEVEDSDYIEWKMGFRLEEKGGEIERLVEENGVIGEIYDEVVPKKVDEETFWCLYFYKVQKVIEAEEARARFVKRAIEEEEELSWDVDDDDNDYNDSHEGRAGFEEDELNKDMEDNGKKVRTLQLKSGEKGVERDDEDEAGVSGSKSENSAGEESLEERFKSNDKEGSEGKIESDFSVVSSQRFDEDYVGWDEIEAAFGSGDEGKITDHGSSSTSNLADLRKRLSAAEQDEELTWDVENDDDKHIKS, from the coding sequence ATGGATTTCTTCAAATCAGTCTTCTCGGATCCCACGCCCTCCCCTTCACTCGCTTCCACCTCCACTTCACCGGTTGATGCTCAAACCACGTCTCCTTCCGAGCTCGACTCGCCATCGAAACCATGGGCATTTGGGTCAACCCTTTTCAGTACCATAGCGTCTAAATCGGAAGCCCTTTTGGATAATTACTATAAAGATATCCAAGAATTTAGCTCTGGCTTGAAGAAGGAAACGTCAGTTATACGGCAAGCCGCTAGCCGAGCCGTTCAAAACTTACCGTCCCGGCTTGAGTCCGGCGCCGCTATTGCTCAGGAATCACTTGAAGCTGTGGGACAGGCAATTGACAACGTGGGCTCCACTGTCTCCGAGATTATTGCTAAAGATTTGAATTTAGCTTCTCAAGGTGGTTTTTTCGGTGCCCATTTCGATGAAATTGGCGGTGATGCCGGGGATAATGGGAATTACGAGAAAGATTCGGGATTTAGTGAAAATGTTAAGCCGTACAGTAGAATAGATGCTATGGTTCGTAGTTTACAATGCAGTGTTAAGACATATTGTGAGGAGGTGGAGGATAGTGATTATATTGAGTGGAAAATGGGGTTTAGACTTGAGGAAAAGGGTGGGGAAATCGAGCGATTGGTGGAGGAAAATGGGGTGATCGGGGAAATTTATGACGAGGTTGTGCCGAAGAAAGTTGATGAGGAGACTTTTTGGTGTCTGTATTTTTATAAGGTACAGAAGGTTATTGAAGCTGAGGAGGCAAGAGCGAGGTTTGTGAAACGAGCTATCGAGGAGGAAGAGGAGTTGAGCTGGGATGTTGATGACGATGACAATGATTATAATGATTCCCACGAAGGGAGAGCTGGATTTGAAGAGGATGAGTTGAACAAAGATATGGAGGATAATGGAAAGAAAGTGCGCACTTTACAGCTGAAAAGTGGAGAGAAAGGAGTGGAAAGGGATGATGAGGATGAAGCTGGTGTATCCGGGTCAAAAAGTGAAAATTCTGCCGGTGAGGAGAGTTTAGAGGAGAGATTTAAATCTAATGACAAAGAGGGCTCAGAAGGAAAAATAGAAAGTGATTTTTCAGTGGTTTCAAGTCAGCGGTTCGATGAGGATTACGTTGGGTGGGATGAGATAGAAGCTGCTTTTGGCAGTGGTGATGAGGGCAAGATCACTGATCATGGGAGCTCTAGTACCAGTAATTTGGCTGATTTGCGAAAACGGTTGAGTGCTGCTGAACAAGATGAAGAGCTTACTTGGGATGTGGAGAATGATGACgacaagcatatcaagtcaTGA